Proteins encoded in a region of the Pseudomonas viciae genome:
- a CDS encoding TonB-dependent receptor: MHHRTSTAGFVGFTFTALAMAIASERLSAAEQASTEHVEVVGQAASIDQALKEQRSADTIKSVVHADGVAQLPDENVAEAVQRLPGVSVERDQGEGRFVSVRGLGPDLNSVTINGTLVPAPESERRAVALDVLPSELVQSLSVIKTLTPDMDANSLGGTVDVKSLSAFDHKGLFYTGSSEASYDKNTGQTSPKFSGAISDRFSLGDGIDNFGVAAALSWQKRDFGSDNVETGGAWNFEQGSRLEEFEQRDYDIRRERAGGGLNFDYKPDDFSSYYLRTLYSRYKDSETRNAASIAFEDPQAAGELGDAEGERKLKQREETQEIQSYVLGGERMFGLWTLSGQGGYSQSSEDSPGHIAGATFEGIDGFNGGFYDNDKPRPIIGSGFYDPANFTLDKVDWEEQKTTDTEKNLRLDLARDYDLRGYASQVKFGGKVSRRDKDNDLNAWVYEDFDDLGFTDDQLNLGQFQKGNVDYRLGRFGPGISADAIKQLLGGLNRDDFFDEQESRVNDFKMSEDINAAYLMNTVDVDDWRFIAGMRYEGTEFDAKGTGATDGVFTDTETRRKYHHWLPGLHARYQLDKNTQVRAAWTKSVVRPTFGQLAPGFVIDDDEATFGNPELKPLESSNLDLGIEHFMGHAGTVSAFVFYKDIKNFVYNTDLAGTGAWTDFAEAHSYANGDSAKLYGLELAYSQKFDWLPAPWNGVLLGANTTFSRSDAEIEGFDQASGTQRKRSIDLPNQSNTVGNLMLGWENDKLSLRLSANYKSAYLYELASISDRAHDLHVDAQTFVDFSARYSLTKNLQVSLEAQNLTDESYFVYTGHRSYNGQYEEYGPTYKLGLTFTHF, translated from the coding sequence ATGCACCACCGCACCAGCACTGCCGGGTTCGTCGGTTTCACGTTCACCGCATTGGCGATGGCCATTGCCAGTGAGCGGCTGAGCGCCGCCGAGCAGGCGAGCACTGAACACGTCGAAGTGGTTGGCCAGGCCGCCAGCATCGACCAGGCCCTCAAGGAACAACGCAGCGCCGACACGATCAAGAGCGTGGTGCATGCCGACGGCGTGGCGCAATTGCCGGACGAAAACGTCGCAGAAGCAGTGCAACGCCTGCCCGGTGTCAGCGTCGAGCGCGATCAGGGTGAAGGCCGTTTTGTCAGCGTGCGCGGCCTGGGGCCGGACCTCAATAGCGTGACCATCAACGGTACCCTGGTGCCGGCCCCGGAAAGTGAACGTCGGGCGGTTGCCCTGGATGTGCTGCCTTCGGAGCTGGTGCAGTCGTTGTCGGTGATCAAGACCCTGACGCCGGACATGGACGCCAACTCCCTGGGCGGCACGGTGGACGTGAAAAGCCTCTCGGCCTTCGACCACAAGGGTCTGTTCTACACCGGCAGCAGTGAAGCCAGCTATGACAAGAACACCGGCCAGACCAGCCCGAAATTCTCCGGCGCCATCAGCGACCGCTTCAGCCTTGGCGACGGTATCGACAATTTCGGCGTGGCCGCGGCGCTGAGCTGGCAGAAGCGCGACTTTGGCTCGGACAACGTTGAAACCGGCGGCGCCTGGAATTTCGAGCAAGGCTCACGCCTCGAAGAGTTCGAACAGCGTGATTACGACATCCGCCGCGAGCGTGCCGGTGGCGGGTTGAACTTCGACTACAAGCCCGATGACTTCAGCAGCTATTACCTGCGCACGCTGTACAGCCGCTACAAGGACAGCGAAACCCGCAACGCCGCCAGCATCGCCTTTGAAGACCCACAAGCGGCGGGTGAGTTGGGGGACGCGGAGGGTGAGCGCAAGCTCAAGCAACGTGAAGAAACCCAGGAAATCCAATCCTACGTACTCGGTGGCGAACGGATGTTCGGGCTCTGGACCCTGAGTGGCCAGGGCGGCTACAGCCAGTCCAGCGAAGACAGCCCCGGCCACATCGCTGGTGCCACTTTCGAAGGCATCGACGGTTTCAACGGCGGTTTCTACGACAACGACAAGCCGCGGCCGATCATTGGCTCGGGGTTCTATGACCCCGCCAACTTCACCCTCGACAAGGTGGATTGGGAGGAGCAGAAGACCACCGACACCGAGAAAAACCTGCGCCTGGACCTGGCCCGAGACTACGACTTGCGCGGCTATGCGTCCCAAGTCAAATTCGGTGGCAAAGTCAGCCGACGTGATAAGGACAATGACCTCAACGCTTGGGTCTACGAAGATTTTGATGACCTGGGTTTCACCGATGACCAGCTCAACCTCGGGCAATTCCAGAAAGGTAACGTTGATTATCGGCTCGGACGCTTCGGCCCGGGCATCAGCGCCGATGCCATCAAACAGTTGCTCGGCGGCCTCAATCGCGATGATTTTTTTGACGAACAGGAGTCCCGGGTCAACGACTTCAAAATGAGCGAGGACATCAACGCCGCGTACCTGATGAACACCGTCGATGTCGACGATTGGCGCTTCATCGCCGGCATGCGCTACGAAGGCACTGAATTCGACGCCAAGGGCACCGGTGCTACTGACGGCGTGTTCACTGACACCGAGACCCGTCGCAAGTACCACCACTGGCTGCCAGGCCTGCATGCACGCTACCAACTGGACAAGAACACCCAGGTCCGAGCGGCCTGGACCAAATCCGTGGTGCGCCCGACCTTCGGCCAACTGGCGCCGGGTTTTGTCATCGACGATGACGAGGCGACCTTCGGCAACCCGGAACTCAAGCCGCTGGAGTCGAGCAACCTGGATTTGGGTATCGAACACTTCATGGGCCATGCCGGCACTGTTTCGGCTTTCGTGTTCTACAAGGACATCAAGAACTTCGTCTACAACACCGACCTGGCGGGCACTGGCGCCTGGACCGACTTTGCCGAAGCCCACAGCTACGCCAACGGCGACAGCGCCAAGCTCTATGGCCTGGAGTTGGCCTACTCGCAAAAATTCGACTGGCTGCCGGCCCCCTGGAACGGCGTGCTGTTGGGGGCCAACACCACCTTCAGCCGTTCGGATGCCGAGATCGAAGGCTTCGACCAGGCCAGTGGCACCCAGCGCAAACGCAGCATCGACCTGCCAAACCAATCGAACACCGTCGGCAACCTGATGCTGGGTTGGGAAAACGACAAGCTGAGCCTGCGCCTGTCGGCCAACTACAAGTCGGCTTACCTCTATGAACTGGCGTCTATCAGCGACCGTGCCCATGACCTGCACGTCGACGCCCAGACCTTCGTCGATTTCAGCGCCCGTTATTCGCTGACGAAAAACCTGCAGGTCAGCCTGGAGGCCCAGAACCTCACTGACGAGTCGTATTTCGTCTACACCGGCCACCGCTCCTACAACGGCCAGTACGAAGAGTATGGCCCGACCTACAAGCTAGGCCTGACCTTTACCCATTTCTAG
- a CDS encoding response regulator produces MNRPLRLLLADDHEVTRTGFISMLAGNPGFEVVGQASDGQEALDLCERLQPDIAILDIRMPVLNGLGAARILQQRQPAIKVVIFTMDDSPDHLEAAIGAGAVGYLLKDASRDEVLDALKRVAQGEEALNSSVSARLLRRMAERSASGATQVQALTARERQVLGLVAGGFSNREIGEKLGIAPGTAKAHVERVIGKLGAADRTQAAVRGVALGLVAQPAGQWP; encoded by the coding sequence ATGAACCGTCCTTTACGCCTGCTGTTGGCCGATGACCATGAAGTCACCCGCACCGGGTTTATCAGCATGCTGGCCGGCAACCCGGGGTTCGAAGTCGTCGGCCAGGCCAGCGATGGCCAGGAAGCCCTGGACCTGTGTGAACGGCTGCAACCGGACATCGCGATTCTCGACATCCGCATGCCGGTGCTCAACGGCCTGGGCGCGGCGCGGATCCTGCAGCAGCGCCAGCCTGCGATTAAAGTGGTGATCTTCACCATGGACGACAGCCCCGACCATCTGGAAGCCGCCATCGGTGCGGGCGCCGTCGGTTATCTGCTCAAGGATGCCAGCCGCGATGAAGTGCTGGACGCCCTCAAACGGGTGGCCCAGGGCGAAGAGGCGCTGAACAGTTCCGTTAGCGCGCGCCTGCTGCGGCGCATGGCCGAGCGCAGTGCCAGTGGCGCCACCCAGGTCCAGGCCCTGACAGCACGCGAGCGCCAGGTGCTGGGGCTGGTGGCCGGCGGTTTCAGCAACCGTGAAATCGGCGAAAAACTTGGCATCGCCCCCGGCACCGCCAAGGCCCACGTGGAACGAGTCATCGGCAAGCTGGGCGCCGCCGACCGCACCCAGGCCGCCGTGCGCGGCGTTGCCCTGGGGCTGGTGGCGCAACCTGCCGGGCAATGGCCATGA
- a CDS encoding energy transducer TonB: protein MTAMIMHSPSLSLSALTRNGVWKNSLAAGLAVALHVGVAALLVLAWNVEKPAAELPRVLHTQLVMLPASPVPEAPVPAPVALPPVVSIPTPVETPRPAPVKPVADPRAQAQKLEQAVLARKRLEDQKREQQAQQQRERQESERREQQAEQQAAERQQQAQQAQALAQQRRAEQARLAAADSRSYQPLSKEAPDYPQRALDKGLEGDCTVEYSVTPDGRIASPKVLDGCHPLFIRPSLAAAQTFRYQPRIVEGKAVTVPAVRNTFHYRIK from the coding sequence ATGACGGCGATGATCATGCACAGTCCATCCCTGAGCTTGTCTGCCTTGACGCGCAACGGCGTTTGGAAAAACAGCCTTGCGGCCGGGCTCGCCGTGGCCTTGCATGTCGGGGTGGCTGCGCTGCTGGTGTTGGCCTGGAACGTGGAGAAGCCGGCGGCCGAGTTGCCTCGGGTGCTGCACACGCAACTGGTGATGTTGCCGGCGTCACCAGTGCCCGAAGCCCCTGTGCCAGCCCCTGTTGCCCTGCCACCGGTCGTTTCCATCCCGACGCCGGTAGAAACGCCACGCCCCGCGCCAGTCAAGCCTGTAGCGGATCCGCGTGCCCAGGCGCAAAAGCTGGAACAGGCGGTCCTGGCCCGCAAACGGCTGGAGGATCAAAAGCGCGAGCAACAAGCCCAACAGCAACGTGAACGCCAGGAGAGCGAACGACGCGAGCAGCAAGCCGAGCAGCAGGCCGCCGAGCGACAGCAACAGGCTCAGCAGGCCCAAGCGCTCGCACAACAACGTCGCGCCGAACAGGCACGCCTGGCTGCCGCCGACAGTCGCAGCTATCAACCCCTGAGCAAAGAGGCCCCGGACTATCCACAACGAGCTCTGGACAAGGGCCTGGAAGGTGACTGCACCGTGGAGTACAGCGTGACGCCGGACGGAAGGATCGCCAGCCCCAAAGTGCTCGACGGTTGCCATCCGCTGTTCATCCGACCATCCCTGGCCGCAGCACAGACCTTCCGCTACCAACCGCGTATCGTCGAAGGCAAGGCCGTGACCGTGCCGGCGGTGCGCAACACCTTTCACTACCGGATCAAATAA
- the tolR gene encoding protein TolR: protein MLVKPQRKHGPKAEMNVVPYIDVMLVLLVIFMVTAPMLTQGVKIELPKVASEALANDSRQQILTLSVKAEGGYYWNLGGELDTQHQTDSAVDLDQMRIKVAQVVAERSDTQVYIRADDHADYGRVVAAMAALQQGGVSNLGLVTEAPR from the coding sequence ATGCTAGTCAAACCGCAACGCAAGCACGGACCCAAGGCTGAAATGAACGTGGTGCCTTACATCGACGTGATGCTGGTCCTGCTGGTGATTTTCATGGTCACCGCACCGATGCTGACCCAGGGGGTGAAGATCGAACTGCCCAAGGTCGCCAGCGAGGCATTGGCCAACGACAGTCGCCAGCAGATCCTGACCCTGTCGGTGAAGGCCGAGGGCGGCTATTACTGGAACCTCGGTGGTGAACTGGACACCCAGCACCAGACCGACAGTGCCGTGGACCTGGACCAGATGCGCATCAAGGTGGCTCAGGTCGTCGCCGAACGTAGCGATACCCAGGTGTACATTCGTGCCGACGATCATGCCGACTACGGTCGGGTCGTCGCGGCCATGGCCGCCTTGCAGCAGGGCGGGGTGAGCAACCTGGGGTTGGTGACCGAGGCCCCCCGATGA
- a CDS encoding phytase, with protein MLLLPKRYLLAMLVSLAAVPALAAPAAPKLILKPWSPSQELSLNALAFLPGPSTTERLASAREGLLLLDAQGLELARLEGSYEGLDSRSLGPNVLVASLDGARQQALLVSLDPQKRQWGTPLYLPTRDFPVSGLCLYRDDASNLFVFLVGEEGKGEQWLVGNGEHLSGTAQRVRGLPLPPDAKTCQVQDDTHQLFVNEERVGWWVYPASSEAETVRVPVAMRIPFGDIRQAAGAMAVLPGGLLGLDPEAAQLHLYQQDSEGWASRASLPLPGLKEPESIAVRSTKTGTEVLLRDDDSGRLYQGEVDWQPAPVPVSPVLPSVAAIGQSEPVARQGDAADDPAIWVHPTTPALSRVLGTNKKQGLLSYDLQGKLLQELAVGRLNNVDVRGGFKLGAQTVDLAVASNRDRNSLSLFSIDRTSGQLREVGEIPTPLKEIYGICLFQPHAGELYAFANGKDGRYLQYRLSAPDGVVKGKLVRQFSVDSQPEGCVADDRRQRLFLGEEDVGVWAVDARADQPTTLSGVIKVGPQLHADVEGIALYQGADHDYLVVSSQGNDSYLVLDAEPPYAVRGAFRVGLNAAAGIDGASETDGLEVTSVNLGGPWNQGMLVVQDGRKRMPEQAQNFKFVPWTDVAKALGLP; from the coding sequence ATGTTGCTTTTACCCAAGCGCTACCTGCTGGCGATGCTGGTCAGCCTGGCGGCGGTCCCCGCCCTGGCGGCTCCCGCGGCTCCCAAGCTAATACTGAAACCCTGGTCTCCATCCCAGGAACTCTCGCTCAACGCCCTGGCATTCCTGCCTGGCCCGTCAACGACCGAGCGGCTGGCCAGCGCCCGCGAGGGCTTGTTGTTGCTCGATGCCCAAGGCCTTGAACTGGCGCGCCTGGAGGGCAGCTATGAAGGTCTCGACAGCCGCTCCCTGGGGCCGAATGTCCTGGTCGCCAGCCTCGATGGCGCACGTCAGCAGGCGTTGCTGGTCAGCCTCGACCCGCAGAAGCGCCAGTGGGGAACCCCTCTGTATCTGCCGACACGGGATTTTCCGGTAAGCGGCCTGTGTCTGTACCGCGATGACGCGAGCAATCTGTTTGTGTTTCTGGTGGGTGAGGAAGGCAAGGGCGAGCAATGGCTGGTCGGCAATGGCGAGCATCTGAGCGGCACCGCGCAACGGGTGCGCGGCCTGCCGTTGCCACCGGACGCCAAGACCTGCCAGGTGCAGGACGACACCCACCAGTTGTTCGTCAACGAAGAGCGGGTGGGCTGGTGGGTCTATCCGGCATCCTCCGAGGCCGAGACCGTGCGGGTGCCCGTGGCGATGCGCATACCGTTCGGCGACATCCGGCAAGCGGCGGGGGCCATGGCCGTGTTGCCGGGTGGCTTGCTGGGGTTGGACCCTGAAGCTGCGCAGTTGCATCTTTATCAGCAGGACAGCGAAGGCTGGGCGTCAAGGGCCAGCCTGCCGCTGCCGGGCCTGAAGGAGCCGGAAAGCATCGCGGTACGCTCGACAAAAACCGGGACCGAAGTGTTGCTGCGCGACGATGACAGTGGGCGCCTGTACCAAGGTGAAGTCGATTGGCAACCCGCTCCGGTGCCGGTGTCGCCGGTCCTGCCCAGTGTTGCCGCTATCGGCCAGAGCGAACCGGTGGCTCGCCAGGGCGACGCGGCGGATGACCCGGCGATCTGGGTCCATCCGACGACGCCGGCGTTGAGCCGGGTACTGGGCACCAACAAGAAACAGGGGCTGCTGAGCTATGACCTGCAAGGCAAGCTGCTGCAGGAGCTTGCGGTGGGGCGCCTGAACAACGTCGATGTGCGCGGTGGCTTCAAGCTGGGTGCGCAAACCGTCGATCTCGCGGTCGCCAGCAACCGCGATCGCAACAGCCTGAGTCTGTTCAGCATTGACCGTACCAGTGGCCAATTGCGCGAGGTCGGCGAGATCCCTACGCCGCTCAAGGAAATCTACGGCATCTGCCTGTTCCAGCCCCACGCAGGTGAACTGTATGCGTTTGCCAACGGCAAGGACGGGCGCTATTTGCAATACCGCCTCAGTGCGCCGGACGGCGTGGTGAAAGGCAAGCTGGTGCGCCAGTTCAGCGTCGATAGCCAGCCCGAAGGCTGTGTCGCCGATGACCGGCGCCAGCGCTTGTTTCTCGGCGAGGAAGACGTCGGCGTCTGGGCGGTGGATGCCCGGGCCGACCAGCCAACGACATTGAGCGGCGTGATCAAGGTTGGCCCGCAGTTGCACGCTGATGTCGAAGGTATCGCCCTGTATCAGGGGGCTGACCACGATTACCTGGTGGTCTCCAGCCAAGGCAACGACAGCTACCTGGTGCTCGATGCCGAACCGCCCTACGCCGTGCGTGGCGCTTTTCGGGTCGGTCTGAACGCTGCTGCGGGCATCGACGGTGCCTCGGAAACCGATGGCCTGGAAGTCACCTCGGTGAACCTTGGCGGGCCTTGGAACCAGGGGATGCTGGTGGTCCAGGACGGGCGCAAGCGGATGCCCGAGCAGGCCCAGAATTTCAAGTTCGTGCCCTGGACCGACGTAGCAAAAGCCTTGGGCCTGCCTTGA
- the tolQ gene encoding protein TolQ: protein MQATLEHMTIWGLISDASLLVKAVMLTLLLASLLSWYLIIQRGAVLQRNERQLKGFMQRFRSAQDLLPLYRETAQAREEEGGITPIFQAGVLAFTQLNQPSSTPEVVLEGVERSLQVAISEQEIQLEKGLQFLATVGSVSPYIGLFGTVWGIMNAFIGLSQVQQASLSTVAPGIAEALIATAIGLFAAIPAVIAYNRFAARGQTLLTRYYAFGNELQARLHRKLHGASVNLATAA, encoded by the coding sequence ATGCAAGCCACTTTGGAACACATGACGATCTGGGGCCTGATCAGTGACGCGAGTCTGCTGGTCAAGGCGGTCATGCTCACGCTGTTGCTGGCCTCACTGCTGAGCTGGTACCTGATCATCCAGCGCGGCGCCGTGCTGCAACGCAACGAGCGGCAGCTCAAGGGGTTCATGCAGCGCTTTCGTAGCGCCCAGGATCTGCTGCCGCTGTACCGGGAAACGGCGCAGGCTCGCGAAGAGGAGGGTGGCATAACACCGATTTTCCAGGCGGGCGTGCTGGCCTTCACTCAGCTCAACCAACCCTCAAGCACACCGGAAGTGGTGCTCGAAGGCGTCGAGCGTTCGCTGCAGGTGGCGATCAGCGAACAAGAAATACAGTTGGAAAAAGGCCTGCAGTTTCTCGCCACCGTCGGCTCGGTCAGCCCGTACATCGGTTTGTTCGGCACTGTCTGGGGCATCATGAATGCTTTTATCGGCCTGTCCCAAGTACAACAGGCCAGCCTTTCCACCGTGGCGCCGGGCATCGCTGAAGCGTTGATCGCCACGGCCATTGGCCTGTTCGCAGCGATTCCCGCGGTGATTGCCTATAACCGTTTCGCTGCCCGCGGCCAGACCTTGCTGACCCGCTACTACGCCTTTGGCAACGAGTTGCAGGCCCGTTTGCACCGCAAGCTGCACGGTGCCTCGGTGAACCTGGCCACGGCCGCTTGA
- a CDS encoding response regulator: MNRDLRILIVDDQRPNLDLMEQLLAREGLHNVLSSTEPLRTLDLFNSFEPDLVILDLHMPAFDGFAVLEQLNRRIPANDYLPILVLTADATRDTRLRALALGARDFISKPLDALETMLRIWNLLETRALYKALRDLIPSQQIELLRQHRPTVDPV; this comes from the coding sequence ATGAATCGCGATTTACGCATCCTGATCGTCGACGATCAGCGCCCCAACCTGGACCTGATGGAGCAACTGCTGGCCCGCGAAGGGCTGCACAATGTGCTGAGCAGCACCGAGCCCCTGCGCACCCTCGACTTGTTCAACAGCTTCGAGCCGGACCTGGTCATCCTGGACTTGCACATGCCGGCGTTCGATGGCTTCGCCGTGCTGGAACAACTCAACCGGCGCATCCCGGCCAACGACTACTTGCCGATCCTGGTACTGACCGCCGACGCCACCCGTGACACCCGCCTGCGCGCCCTGGCCCTCGGCGCCCGGGACTTCATCAGCAAACCCCTGGATGCGCTGGAAACCATGCTGCGCATCTGGAACCTGCTGGAGACCCGAGCGCTGTACAAGGCGTTGCGCGACTTGATCCCCTCCCAGCAGATCGAACTGTTGCGTCAGCATCGGCCAACTGTCGATCCGGTCTAG
- a CDS encoding ATP-binding protein translates to MRFLAARRWADLPLRGKALVVISLPLVVLLLSLVLIYITERQTARAEEDVRRVLLVQGDIQTVHTLLAEAAASVRGYLLTRREDFLPSYEQATPLIKAALQRLDQNIRDARMREHLKTITPLIADKLDGLVALRNGKAGDTEAITAILIENKQVLDVLREQISAMRVREDALLADRSAAASATRMRLLFATLLAAVCGLFGAIVAVLFLSKGIVARVQQVQGNAQRLALGQPLLPQPPEQDEIGQLGTRLVEAGQLLAERERALRDNEERLRLIIDGVKDYGIFALDAQGYVTTWNAGAERIKGYTEQEILGRHFSLFYLVEECPAHPDMALREATRDGHYMEEGWRCRKDGSRFWASVVITAQYDSTGALRGFSKITRDITDRRAAEIALRTAREEAESASRAKSEFLSRMSHELRTPLNAILGFAQLLDMDSTAGQRPQVSHILRAGQHLLALINEVLDIARIEAGRLPLNIEPIALSTVLHEALTLVSPMAADAGIHLADLPPLPDGSGVLADRQRLVQVLLNLLSNAIKYNRPGGEVRIEVTIQARQVSIAVSDTGHGIALEQLDHLFKPFERLDADPQVEGTGLGLSLSKSLLEMMQGSLQVHSEPGQGCCFTLQLPGTLVSGAHLPPIAALTVTRPPVEYHGKVLCIEDNLSSLALIETLMQRRPGIQLLSSMQGQMGLDLARQHAPQLILLDVTLPDLDGLEVLRRLRHSPATASTPVLMITADASDLTHRTLHDAGATAILTKPIHIQAFLGHLEHYLPEPA, encoded by the coding sequence ATGAGGTTTCTCGCCGCCCGCCGCTGGGCCGACCTGCCATTGCGGGGCAAGGCACTGGTGGTGATTTCCCTGCCGCTGGTGGTCCTGTTGCTGTCGCTGGTACTGATTTACATCACCGAACGCCAGACCGCGCGGGCCGAGGAGGACGTGCGGCGGGTGCTGCTGGTCCAGGGTGATATCCAGACGGTGCATACCCTGCTGGCCGAGGCCGCGGCCAGCGTGCGCGGTTACCTGCTGACCCGCCGTGAAGACTTCCTGCCCAGCTACGAGCAGGCCACACCGCTGATCAAGGCCGCGTTGCAACGACTGGACCAGAACATCCGCGACGCCAGGATGCGCGAGCACCTCAAGACCATCACCCCGCTGATCGCCGACAAACTCGACGGGTTGGTCGCGTTGCGCAACGGCAAGGCCGGGGACACCGAGGCCATCACCGCGATCCTGATCGAAAACAAACAAGTATTGGATGTGTTGCGCGAGCAGATCAGTGCCATGCGGGTCCGCGAGGATGCCTTGCTCGCCGACCGCAGCGCCGCCGCCTCGGCCACGCGCATGCGGTTGTTGTTCGCCACCCTGTTGGCGGCGGTGTGCGGGCTGTTCGGGGCGATTGTCGCAGTGCTGTTCCTGTCCAAGGGCATTGTCGCCCGGGTCCAGCAGGTGCAAGGCAACGCCCAGCGCCTGGCATTGGGCCAACCCCTGCTGCCGCAACCGCCGGAGCAAGACGAAATCGGCCAACTGGGCACTCGCCTGGTGGAGGCCGGGCAACTGCTTGCCGAGCGTGAGCGGGCGCTGCGCGATAATGAAGAGCGCTTGCGGCTGATCATTGACGGGGTGAAGGACTACGGGATCTTCGCCCTGGATGCCCAAGGCTATGTCACCACTTGGAACGCCGGCGCCGAACGGATCAAGGGCTACACCGAGCAGGAAATCCTCGGTCGGCATTTTTCCCTGTTCTACCTGGTCGAAGAATGCCCGGCGCACCCGGACATGGCCCTGCGCGAAGCCACCCGCGACGGTCATTACATGGAGGAAGGCTGGCGTTGCCGCAAGGACGGCAGCCGTTTCTGGGCCAGCGTGGTCATCACCGCCCAATACGACAGTACCGGCGCCCTGCGCGGCTTTTCCAAGATCACCCGCGACATCACCGACCGACGCGCCGCCGAGATCGCCCTGCGCACCGCCCGCGAAGAAGCGGAAAGCGCCAGCCGGGCCAAGAGTGAGTTTCTCTCGCGCATGAGTCACGAACTGCGCACGCCGCTGAACGCCATCCTCGGCTTTGCACAACTGCTGGACATGGACTCCACGGCAGGCCAGCGCCCCCAAGTCAGTCACATCCTGCGTGCCGGCCAGCACCTCCTGGCATTGATCAACGAGGTGTTGGACATCGCCCGGATCGAGGCCGGGCGCCTGCCGCTGAACATCGAGCCGATCGCCCTGTCGACGGTGTTGCACGAAGCCCTGACGCTGGTGTCACCCATGGCGGCCGATGCCGGGATTCATCTGGCCGACCTGCCGCCACTACCCGATGGCAGCGGTGTGCTCGCCGATCGTCAGCGTCTGGTGCAGGTCTTGCTCAACCTGTTGTCCAACGCCATCAAATACAACCGGCCCGGTGGTGAAGTACGCATTGAAGTGACGATACAGGCCCGACAAGTGAGCATCGCCGTCAGCGATACCGGCCATGGAATCGCTCTCGAACAGTTGGATCACCTGTTCAAGCCCTTCGAGCGCCTGGACGCCGATCCCCAGGTCGAAGGCACTGGCCTTGGGCTGTCCTTGAGCAAGAGTCTGCTGGAAATGATGCAGGGCAGCCTCCAGGTACACAGCGAGCCGGGACAAGGTTGCTGTTTCACCCTGCAGTTGCCTGGCACCCTGGTGTCCGGCGCCCATCTGCCACCCATCGCGGCACTGACGGTGACGCGCCCGCCCGTCGAGTATCACGGCAAAGTCCTGTGCATCGAAGACAACCTGTCGAGCCTGGCGCTGATCGAGACCCTGATGCAGCGCCGCCCCGGCATTCAGCTGTTGTCGAGCATGCAGGGCCAGATGGGCCTGGACCTGGCCCGCCAGCACGCTCCGCAGTTGATCCTGCTGGATGTAACCCTGCCGGACCTGGATGGCCTGGAGGTGTTGCGGCGCCTGCGCCACTCCCCGGCCACCGCGTCGACGCCGGTGCTGATGATCACCGCCGACGCCAGCGACCTGACTCACCGCACCCTGCACGACGCCGGCGCCACGGCGATCCTGACCAAACCCATTCATATCCAGGCCTTTTTGGGCCACCTCGAGCACTATTTACCGGAGCCCGCATGA